From the Diospyros lotus cultivar Yz01 chromosome 13, ASM1463336v1, whole genome shotgun sequence genome, one window contains:
- the LOC127787996 gene encoding uncharacterized protein LOC127787996, which produces MYKPFLEEYATKNLLRFSSLAASSLVSFLPPTVRSELGFRLGEKFKVSESGKVIRKVAIGSRKEVVKCMRKIVRRHVMFSSARQAVSGLLTVGVVHGARYLASKMRKAWKSWI; this is translated from the exons ATGTATAAGCCATTTCTAGAAGAATATGCAACCAAGAATTTGCTGAGATTCTCTTCATTAGCTG CTTCCTCCCTCGTTTCTTTTCTCCCTCCGACTGTCAGAAGTGAGCTGGGGTTTAGGTTAGGAGAAAAGTTTAAAGTAAGCGAGTCAG GTAAAGTTATTCGCAAAGTTGCGATTGGATCAAGAAAGGAAGTTGTGAAATGCATGAGGAAGATAGTGAGGCGACATGTTATGTTTTCGAGTGCCAGGCAAGCTGTATCCGGTCTGCTGACGGTTGGTGTTGTTCATGGAGCTAGATATCTTGCAAGTAAGATGAGGAAGGCTTGGAAGTCCTGGATTTGA